From Streptomyces sp. TLI_105, the proteins below share one genomic window:
- a CDS encoding dihydrolipoamide acetyltransferase family protein, which produces MPDVGEGLTEAEILKWYVQPGDTVTDGQVVIEVETAKAAVELPIPFDGTVHEILFPEGTTVDVGQVIISVNVGGGAEPEAPAAPAVAAAPVQEPVAEPEPEGRQPVLVGYGVAASSTKRRARKATPGAPAQAAEVAAPAPVVPEQLNGHGPVTGRPLAKPPVRKLAKDLGVDLATVTPTGPDGIITREDVHAAAAPAPAPVVEAPAPVAAPAPVAATAAAPAVASDARETRVPIKGVRKATAAAMVGSAFTAPHVTEFVTFDITRTMKLVEELKSDKDMAGLRVNPLLLIAKAVLVAVKRNPEINAAWDEAAQEIVLKHYVNLGIAAATPRGLIVPNIKDAHAQTLPELSQSLSELVATAREGKTTPAAMQGGTFTITNVGVFGVDTGTPILNPGESAILAVGAIKLQPWVHKGKVKPRQVTTLALSFDHRLVDGELGSKFLADVAAILENPKRLITWA; this is translated from the coding sequence ATGCCCGACGTGGGCGAGGGCCTGACCGAGGCCGAGATCCTCAAGTGGTACGTCCAGCCCGGTGACACCGTCACCGACGGCCAGGTCGTGATCGAGGTCGAGACGGCCAAGGCCGCCGTCGAGCTGCCGATCCCCTTCGACGGGACGGTCCACGAGATCCTCTTCCCCGAGGGCACCACGGTCGACGTCGGCCAGGTCATCATCTCGGTGAACGTGGGCGGCGGCGCCGAGCCCGAGGCCCCGGCGGCCCCGGCCGTGGCTGCCGCTCCCGTCCAGGAGCCGGTGGCCGAGCCGGAGCCGGAGGGCCGTCAGCCGGTCCTCGTCGGCTACGGCGTGGCCGCGAGCTCCACCAAGCGGCGCGCCCGCAAGGCGACGCCGGGCGCCCCGGCCCAGGCGGCCGAGGTCGCCGCGCCCGCCCCGGTGGTCCCCGAGCAGCTGAACGGCCACGGTCCCGTGACCGGCCGCCCGCTGGCCAAGCCGCCGGTGCGCAAGCTCGCCAAGGACCTCGGTGTCGACCTGGCGACGGTCACCCCGACCGGCCCGGACGGGATCATCACCCGCGAGGACGTCCACGCGGCCGCCGCCCCGGCGCCCGCCCCGGTCGTCGAGGCCCCCGCGCCCGTGGCGGCCCCGGCACCGGTCGCGGCGACCGCCGCCGCGCCGGCCGTGGCGTCCGACGCCCGGGAGACCCGTGTGCCCATCAAGGGCGTGCGGAAGGCCACGGCGGCGGCGATGGTCGGTTCGGCCTTCACCGCCCCGCACGTCACCGAGTTCGTGACCTTCGACATCACGCGCACGATGAAGCTGGTCGAGGAGCTCAAGTCCGACAAGGACATGGCGGGCCTGCGGGTCAACCCGCTCCTCCTCATCGCCAAGGCCGTCCTGGTCGCGGTCAAGCGCAACCCGGAGATCAACGCGGCCTGGGACGAGGCGGCGCAGGAGATCGTCCTCAAGCACTACGTGAACCTGGGCATCGCCGCGGCCACCCCGCGCGGTCTGATCGTGCCGAACATCAAGGACGCGCACGCCCAGACCCTGCCCGAGCTCTCGCAGTCCCTGAGCGAGCTCGTCGCCACCGCCCGCGAGGGGAAGACGACCCCGGCGGCGATGCAGGGCGGCACCTTCACCATCACCAACGTCGGCGTCTTCGGCGTCGACACCGGTACGCCGATCCTGAACCCCGGCGAGTCCGCGATCCTCGCGGTCGGTGCGATCAAGCTCCAGCCGTGGGTCCACAAGGGAAAGGTGAAGCCGCGTCAGGTCACCACGCTGGCCCTCTCCTTCGACCACCGTCTGGTCGACGGCGAGCTCGGCTCCAAGTTCCTGGCGGACGTCGCCGCGATCCTGGAGAACCCGAAGCGGCTCATCACCTGGGCGTAG
- a CDS encoding alpha-ketoacid dehydrogenase subunit beta yields MAVQKLPLAKALNESLRKALETDPKVVIMGLDVGKLGGVFRITDGLQKDFGEDRVVDTPLAESGIVGTAIGLALRGYRPVVEIQFDGFVFPAYDQIVTQLAKMRARSLGTVKMPVVIRIPYGGGIGAVEHHSESPESLFAHVAGLKVVTPANSSDAYWMLQQAIQSDDPVIFFEPKRRYWDKGEVDTEAIPGELHKARVAREGTDLTLVAYGPMVKTCLEAAAAAAEEGKSIEVVDLRSISPLDFDTIQASVEKTRRLVVVHEAPVFFGSGAEIAARITERCFYHLEAPVLRVGGYHAPYPPARLEEEYLPGLDRVLDAVDRSLAY; encoded by the coding sequence ATGGCTGTTCAGAAGCTTCCCCTGGCGAAGGCGCTCAACGAGTCGCTGCGCAAGGCCCTGGAGACCGACCCCAAGGTCGTCATCATGGGCCTGGACGTCGGCAAGCTCGGCGGTGTCTTCCGGATCACCGACGGTCTGCAGAAGGACTTCGGCGAGGACCGGGTCGTCGACACCCCGCTCGCCGAGTCCGGCATCGTCGGCACCGCGATCGGCCTCGCGCTGCGCGGCTACCGGCCGGTCGTGGAGATCCAGTTCGACGGCTTCGTCTTCCCGGCGTACGACCAGATCGTCACGCAGCTGGCGAAGATGCGGGCCCGTTCGCTCGGCACGGTGAAGATGCCGGTCGTCATCCGCATCCCGTACGGCGGTGGCATCGGCGCCGTCGAGCACCACTCCGAGTCCCCCGAGTCGCTCTTCGCGCACGTCGCGGGCCTCAAGGTCGTCACCCCGGCGAACTCCTCCGACGCCTACTGGATGCTCCAGCAGGCGATCCAGAGCGACGACCCGGTCATCTTCTTCGAGCCCAAGCGCCGCTACTGGGACAAGGGCGAGGTCGACACCGAGGCCATCCCCGGCGAGCTGCACAAGGCCCGGGTCGCCCGCGAGGGCACGGACCTCACCCTCGTCGCCTACGGCCCGATGGTGAAGACCTGCCTGGAGGCGGCCGCGGCCGCCGCCGAGGAGGGCAAGTCGATCGAGGTCGTGGACCTGCGCTCGATCTCCCCCCTCGACTTCGACACCATCCAGGCCTCGGTCGAGAAGACCCGCCGCCTGGTCGTCGTCCACGAGGCGCCGGTGTTCTTCGGCTCCGGTGCGGAGATCGCCGCCCGGATCACCGAGCGCTGCTTCTACCACCTGGAAGCCCCCGTCCTGCGGGTCGGCGGCTACCACGCGCCGTACCCGCCGGCGCGCCTGGAAGAGGAGTACCTGCCGGGCCTGGACCGCGTGCTCGACGCCGTCGACCGCTCGCTGGCGTACTGA
- a CDS encoding protein kinase, producing MAPESGAGGGVPDASAESWGEGGVVGDGRYRLTHRLGRGGMAEVFAAEDVRLGRTVAVKLLRADLAEDPVSKARFTREAQSVAGLNHHAIVAVYDSGEDLVGGRPVPYIVMELVEGRTIRDLLLSAEAPGPEQALIIVSGVLEALAYSHQHGIVHRDIKPANVIITHTGAVKVMDFGIARALHGAQSTMTQTGMVMGTPQYLSPEQALGKAVDHRSDLYATGCLLYELLALRPPFTGETPLSVVYQHVQDAPVPPSEVTGSVPPELDGLVMRSLAKDPDDRFQSAEEMRGLIQYALQMLQQQGGYTGAWNTGPVEMYEGGHAPVGGMAATAAMGHPVHGETAQGPILPPMNPNDGGYAGGAGGYGQDGYGAQSGGSGGRGKIWLFAVLALVAVVAGVAYALDKAGGPGDDVKSPTSTVSTSPSTASEEPTPSEEPTEEPTQDSGTSTGETQQPWNPPTTYEPTQPTGTPTTETPTQPTTTPPTDPTDTPTEPTGEPTTGAPTEPTGNPTDDSSGGNGNPDPPPTGAGTETG from the coding sequence ATGGCACCCGAATCCGGAGCAGGTGGCGGTGTGCCGGACGCGTCGGCGGAATCGTGGGGCGAGGGCGGCGTCGTCGGCGACGGCCGCTACCGCCTGACGCACCGTCTGGGCCGGGGCGGCATGGCGGAGGTCTTCGCCGCCGAGGACGTACGGCTCGGCCGCACCGTGGCCGTCAAGCTGCTGCGCGCCGATCTCGCCGAGGACCCGGTCTCCAAGGCCCGCTTCACCCGCGAGGCACAGTCCGTCGCCGGACTCAACCACCACGCGATCGTCGCCGTGTACGACTCCGGCGAGGACCTCGTCGGCGGCCGTCCCGTGCCGTACATCGTGATGGAGCTGGTCGAGGGCCGCACCATCCGCGACCTGCTGCTCAGCGCCGAGGCCCCCGGTCCCGAGCAGGCGCTCATCATCGTCTCCGGCGTCCTGGAGGCGCTGGCCTACTCGCACCAGCACGGCATCGTGCACCGCGACATCAAGCCGGCCAACGTGATCATCACGCACACCGGCGCGGTGAAGGTCATGGACTTCGGCATCGCGCGCGCCCTGCACGGCGCGCAGTCGACGATGACCCAGACCGGCATGGTCATGGGCACCCCGCAGTACCTCTCCCCCGAGCAGGCCCTCGGCAAGGCGGTCGACCACCGCTCCGACCTGTACGCCACGGGCTGCCTGCTCTACGAACTCCTCGCGCTGCGGCCCCCCTTCACCGGCGAGACCCCGCTGTCCGTCGTGTACCAGCACGTCCAGGACGCGCCGGTCCCGCCGTCCGAGGTGACGGGGTCCGTGCCGCCGGAGCTCGACGGCCTGGTCATGCGCTCGCTCGCGAAGGACCCGGACGACCGGTTCCAGAGCGCCGAGGAGATGCGCGGGCTCATCCAGTACGCCCTCCAGATGCTCCAGCAGCAGGGTGGTTACACCGGCGCGTGGAACACCGGACCGGTCGAGATGTACGAGGGCGGGCACGCCCCGGTCGGCGGCATGGCCGCGACGGCCGCGATGGGCCACCCCGTGCACGGCGAGACCGCGCAGGGCCCGATCCTTCCGCCGATGAACCCGAACGACGGCGGCTACGCCGGCGGCGCCGGCGGCTACGGCCAGGACGGGTACGGCGCGCAGAGCGGCGGCAGCGGCGGCCGGGGCAAGATCTGGCTGTTCGCCGTACTCGCGCTGGTCGCGGTCGTCGCGGGTGTCGCGTACGCGCTCGACAAGGCGGGCGGCCCGGGCGACGACGTGAAGTCGCCGACGAGCACCGTCAGCACCTCGCCGTCGACCGCCTCCGAGGAGCCCACCCCCTCGGAGGAGCCCACCGAGGAGCCCACCCAGGATTCGGGCACGTCGACCGGCGAGACGCAGCAGCCGTGGAACCCGCCGACGACGTACGAACCGACCCAGCCCACGGGCACGCCGACGACCGAGACGCCGACGCAACCGACGACCACGCCGCCGACCGATCCGACGGACACGCCGACGGAGCCGACGGGCGAGCCGACGACCGGGGCGCCGACGGAGCCGACGGGCAATCCGACGGACGACTCCTCCGGCGGCAACGGCAACCCGGACCCCCCGCCGACGGGCGCGGGCACCGAGACCGGCTGA
- a CDS encoding nitrate/nitrite transporter, with product MSPVSLPDDPPGGRRAALVWGVGVAVYFVAVIFRTSLGVAGLDAADRFDVNASALSTFSILQLLVYAGMQIPVGLMVDRLGTKKVLALGVVLFTVGQLGFALSPSYGTALASRALLGCGDAMTFISVLRLGSRWFPARRGPLIGQVAALFGMAGNLVSTVFIARALHGLGWTTTFVGSSLAGVVVLVLLLLFLKDHPEGHEPEPARHAGAAFVRRQIAESWREPGTRLGMWVHFTTQFPAMVFLLLWGLPFLVEAQGLSRSTAGTLLTLVVLSNMVVGLAYGQIIARHHAARAPLALGTVAATALLWGTTLAYPGDHAPMWLLVTLCLVLGACGPASMIGFDFARPANPPERQGTASGIVNMGGFVASMTTLLAVGVLLDATGDDYRIAFSSVFVLEALGVVQILRLKARTHRRERERLVASRIEAVHVPV from the coding sequence ATGAGCCCGGTCAGCCTGCCCGACGATCCGCCCGGCGGCCGCCGGGCCGCCCTCGTCTGGGGCGTCGGCGTCGCCGTCTACTTCGTCGCCGTCATCTTCCGCACGTCCCTGGGCGTCGCCGGCCTCGACGCCGCCGACCGCTTCGACGTCAACGCCTCGGCGCTCTCCACCTTCTCCATCCTCCAGCTGCTCGTCTACGCCGGCATGCAGATACCCGTCGGCCTCATGGTCGACCGGCTCGGCACCAAGAAGGTCCTGGCCCTCGGCGTCGTGCTCTTCACCGTCGGCCAGCTGGGCTTCGCGCTCTCCCCCTCGTACGGCACGGCGCTCGCCTCCCGCGCCCTCCTCGGCTGCGGCGACGCCATGACCTTCATCAGCGTCCTGCGGCTCGGCAGCCGCTGGTTCCCCGCCCGCCGGGGCCCGCTCATCGGCCAGGTCGCCGCCCTCTTCGGCATGGCCGGCAACCTCGTCTCCACCGTCTTCATCGCCCGCGCCCTGCACGGCCTCGGCTGGACGACCACCTTCGTCGGCAGCTCCCTCGCCGGCGTCGTCGTCCTCGTCCTGCTGCTGCTCTTCCTCAAGGACCACCCCGAGGGGCACGAGCCGGAGCCGGCCAGGCACGCCGGTGCCGCCTTCGTCCGCCGCCAGATCGCCGAGTCCTGGCGGGAGCCCGGCACCCGGCTCGGCATGTGGGTGCACTTCACCACCCAGTTCCCCGCCATGGTGTTCCTGCTGCTCTGGGGACTGCCGTTCCTCGTCGAGGCACAGGGCCTCTCCCGGTCCACCGCCGGGACGCTGCTCACCCTGGTCGTGCTGTCGAACATGGTCGTCGGCCTCGCGTACGGGCAGATCATCGCCCGCCACCACGCGGCCCGCGCCCCGCTCGCCCTCGGCACGGTCGCGGCCACCGCCCTGCTGTGGGGCACGACCCTCGCGTACCCCGGCGACCACGCGCCGATGTGGCTGCTCGTCACCCTCTGCCTGGTCCTCGGCGCCTGCGGGCCGGCCTCGATGATCGGCTTCGACTTCGCCCGCCCGGCCAACCCGCCGGAGCGCCAGGGCACCGCCTCGGGCATCGTCAACATGGGCGGCTTCGTCGCCTCGATGACGACGCTGCTCGCCGTCGGCGTGCTGCTCGACGCGACCGGCGACGACTACCGGATCGCGTTCTCCTCGGTCTTCGTCCTGGAGGCGCTCGGCGTCGTGCAGATCCTCCGCCTCAAGGCCCGCACCCACCGCAGGGAGAGGGAACGGCTCGTCGCCAGCCGCATCGAGGCCGTGCACGTACCCGTATAG
- a CDS encoding response regulator transcription factor — protein MREEGKIRVFLLDDHEVVRRGVHELLSVEDDIEVVGEAGTAADALVRIPATRPDVAVLDVRLPDGSGVEVCREIRSQDESIKCLMLTSYADDEALFDAIMAGASGYVLKAIRGNELLNAVRDVAAGRSLLDPVATARVLERLRDGNNPKSDDRLANLTEQERRILDLIGEGLTNRLIGERLHLAEKTIKNYVSSLLSKLGMERRSQAAAYVARLQAERH, from the coding sequence GTGCGCGAAGAAGGAAAAATCCGGGTATTTCTGCTGGACGACCATGAAGTCGTCCGGCGCGGCGTCCACGAGCTGCTCTCCGTGGAGGACGACATCGAGGTGGTCGGCGAGGCCGGGACGGCGGCGGACGCGCTGGTCAGGATCCCCGCGACCCGTCCCGACGTCGCCGTGCTCGACGTCCGGCTGCCCGACGGCAGCGGGGTGGAGGTGTGCCGGGAGATCCGCTCGCAGGACGAGTCGATCAAGTGCCTGATGCTGACCTCGTACGCGGACGACGAGGCGCTCTTCGACGCGATCATGGCCGGTGCCTCGGGCTATGTCCTCAAGGCGATCCGGGGCAACGAGCTGCTGAACGCCGTGCGGGACGTCGCGGCCGGCAGGTCGCTGCTCGACCCGGTGGCCACCGCCCGGGTCCTGGAGCGGCTGCGCGACGGCAACAACCCGAAGAGCGACGACAGACTCGCCAACCTGACGGAGCAGGAGCGCAGGATCCTCGACCTGATCGGCGAGGGCCTGACCAACCGGCTCATCGGCGAGCGGCTCCACCTCGCGGAGAAGACCATCAAGAACTACGTCTCCAGCCTGCTGTCGAAGCTGGGCATGGAGCGGCGCTCGCAGGCGGCGGCGTACGTGGCCCGGCTCCAGGCCGAACGTCACTGA
- a CDS encoding protein kinase, producing MSQDGAQGRYAGGSVAGGRYQLRDLLGEGGMASVYLAYDSALDRQVAIKTLHTELGREQSFRERFRREAQAVAKLSHTNIVSVFDTGEDTLDGAVMPYIVMEYVEGQPLGSVLAADVQQYGAMPADKALKVTADVLAALEVSHEMGLVHRDIKPGNVMTTKRGVVKVMDFGIARAMQSGVTSMTQTGMVVGTPQYLSPEQALGRAVDARSDLYSVGIMLFQLLTGRLPFDADSPLAIAYAHVQEEPVAPSSVNRSVTPAMDALVARALRKNPNERFPSAAAMRDECLRVLAAGQTGAPMIVQGGPVSSGAGVGSAVFPPVGQTPPPTPHPGVQQPYLPPTPQPGPYGPTTPAPAPAYGYPQQAPTPAPYAPTPAPAPYAPTPAPMPAPVATGGSGSRRNTPVIVGAVAVALLAIGGLLVALNMNKDSDPQAGGTGGTETQQNQTAAPGHKGPDLTKTIDTKKCTQPSESSDDPAKFEVPNFTYKNIQSVKACVQAAGWKIMTQTPVDEATYGEGTVLEQYPPAGQDITDADAEFTLKISTGNPPQ from the coding sequence ATGAGCCAGGACGGCGCACAGGGCCGCTATGCGGGCGGTTCGGTCGCGGGCGGCCGGTACCAGCTGCGCGACCTTCTCGGCGAGGGCGGCATGGCGTCGGTCTACCTGGCCTACGACAGCGCCCTCGACCGGCAGGTCGCCATCAAGACGCTGCACACGGAGCTCGGCCGGGAGCAGTCCTTCCGCGAGCGGTTCCGGCGCGAGGCGCAGGCCGTCGCGAAGCTGTCGCACACGAACATCGTCTCGGTCTTCGACACCGGCGAGGACACCCTCGACGGCGCCGTCATGCCGTACATCGTCATGGAGTACGTGGAGGGGCAGCCGCTCGGCTCGGTCCTCGCCGCGGACGTCCAGCAGTACGGCGCGATGCCCGCCGACAAGGCGCTGAAGGTCACGGCCGACGTGCTGGCCGCGCTCGAGGTCAGCCACGAGATGGGCCTGGTCCACCGCGACATCAAGCCGGGCAACGTGATGACCACCAAGCGCGGTGTGGTCAAGGTCATGGACTTCGGCATCGCGCGGGCCATGCAGTCCGGGGTCACCTCGATGACGCAGACCGGCATGGTCGTCGGCACTCCGCAGTACCTCTCCCCCGAGCAGGCCCTCGGCCGCGCGGTGGACGCCCGCTCCGACCTTTATTCGGTCGGCATCATGCTCTTCCAGCTGCTGACGGGCCGTCTCCCCTTCGACGCCGACTCCCCGCTCGCCATCGCCTACGCGCACGTGCAGGAGGAGCCGGTCGCCCCGTCCTCCGTCAACCGCTCGGTGACGCCGGCGATGGACGCGCTCGTCGCCCGCGCGCTGCGGAAGAACCCGAACGAGCGGTTCCCGAGCGCGGCCGCGATGCGCGACGAGTGCCTGCGGGTCCTGGCGGCCGGCCAGACCGGTGCGCCGATGATCGTCCAGGGCGGTCCGGTCAGCAGCGGCGCGGGCGTCGGCTCGGCGGTCTTCCCGCCCGTCGGCCAGACCCCGCCCCCGACCCCGCACCCCGGCGTGCAGCAGCCCTATCTGCCGCCGACGCCGCAGCCCGGCCCGTACGGCCCCACGACCCCCGCGCCCGCCCCGGCGTACGGCTACCCGCAGCAGGCGCCGACGCCCGCGCCGTACGCCCCCACCCCGGCCCCCGCGCCGTACGCCCCGACGCCGGCGCCCATGCCCGCTCCCGTCGCGACCGGCGGCTCGGGCTCCCGCCGGAACACCCCGGTCATCGTCGGTGCGGTCGCCGTCGCGCTGCTCGCGATCGGCGGCCTGCTCGTGGCGCTCAACATGAACAAGGACTCGGACCCGCAGGCCGGCGGCACCGGCGGCACGGAGACGCAGCAGAACCAGACGGCGGCGCCCGGCCACAAGGGCCCCGACCTGACCAAGACCATCGACACGAAGAAGTGCACGCAGCCTTCGGAGTCGAGCGACGACCCGGCCAAGTTCGAGGTCCCCAACTTCACCTACAAGAACATCCAGTCGGTGAAGGCGTGCGTCCAGGCGGCGGGCTGGAAGATCATGACCCAGACCCCGGTGGACGAGGCCACGTACGGCGAGGGCACGGTCCTGGAGCAGTACCCGCCGGCCGGCCAGGACATCACGGACGCGGACGCCGAGTTCACCCTCAAGATCTCGACGGGCAACCCGCCGCAGTAG
- the pdhA gene encoding pyruvate dehydrogenase (acetyl-transferring) E1 component subunit alpha gives MTVESTAARKTTRRSSGTKRTASASTSTTKKATAATATEPELVQLLTPEGERVQHPDYDIDLSAEELRGLYRDMVLTRRFDAEATALQRQGELGLWASLLGQEAAQIGSGRALRDDDYVFPTYREHGVAWCRGVDPTNLLGMFRGVNNGGWDPNSNNFHLYTIVLGSQTLHATGYAMGIAKDGADSAVLAYFGDGASSQGDVNESFVFSAVYNAPVVFFCQNNQWAISEPIEKQTRVPLYQRARGFGFPGVRVDGNDVLACLAVTRSALERARRGEGPTLVEAFTYRMAAHTTSDDPTRYRRDAEREAWEAKDPILRLKVYLENEGHADAAFFEELEAESEALGKNVREVVRAMPVPDHMAMFDHTYADGHALVDEERAQFAAYQESFTGGEAE, from the coding sequence GTGACCGTGGAGAGCACTGCCGCGCGCAAGACGACGCGACGCAGCAGCGGCACCAAGCGCACCGCAAGCGCGAGCACGAGCACCACCAAGAAGGCGACGGCCGCCACGGCCACGGAGCCCGAGCTCGTTCAGCTGCTGACGCCCGAAGGGGAGCGCGTTCAGCACCCCGACTACGACATCGATCTGAGCGCCGAGGAGCTGCGCGGTCTGTACCGCGACATGGTCCTCACCCGACGCTTCGACGCCGAGGCGACCGCCCTGCAGCGTCAGGGCGAGCTGGGCCTGTGGGCCTCGCTGCTCGGCCAGGAGGCCGCCCAGATCGGTTCAGGCCGGGCGCTGCGCGATGACGACTACGTCTTCCCGACCTATCGCGAGCACGGCGTCGCCTGGTGCCGCGGGGTCGACCCGACGAATCTGCTGGGAATGTTCCGCGGCGTGAACAACGGCGGCTGGGACCCCAACAGCAACAATTTCCACCTGTACACGATCGTCCTCGGCTCGCAGACCCTGCACGCCACCGGCTATGCCATGGGCATCGCCAAGGACGGCGCGGACTCCGCTGTGCTCGCCTACTTCGGTGACGGCGCCTCCAGCCAGGGCGACGTCAACGAGTCGTTCGTCTTCTCCGCGGTCTACAACGCTCCGGTCGTGTTCTTCTGCCAGAACAACCAGTGGGCCATTTCCGAGCCCATCGAGAAGCAGACCCGCGTCCCGCTCTACCAGCGCGCCCGCGGCTTCGGCTTCCCCGGCGTCCGCGTCGACGGCAACGACGTCCTCGCGTGCCTGGCCGTGACCCGGTCCGCCCTGGAGCGCGCCCGCCGCGGCGAGGGCCCGACGCTCGTCGAGGCCTTCACCTACCGCATGGCCGCCCACACCACCTCCGACGACCCGACGCGCTACCGCCGCGACGCGGAGCGTGAGGCGTGGGAGGCCAAGGACCCGATCCTCCGCCTGAAGGTGTACCTGGAGAACGAGGGCCACGCCGACGCGGCCTTCTTCGAGGAGCTGGAAGCGGAGAGCGAGGCCCTCGGCAAGAACGTCCGCGAGGTCGTCCGCGCCATGCCGGTCCCGGACCACATGGCGATGTTCGACCACACCTACGCGGACGGGCACGCGCTCGTCGACGAGGAGCGCGCGCAGTTCGCCGCCTACCAGGAGTCCTTCACGGGCGGAGAGGCCGAGTAA
- a CDS encoding GntR family transcriptional regulator, whose protein sequence is MPSAPAGPAPLPTKQPPAADRVYMHVKQAVLDRRYEGGTLLTEGELAQAVGVSRTPVREALLKLEMEGLLKLYPKKGALVLAVSAQEIADVVETRLLVEEFAVRRAVPPPATLVARLEELLEEQKRHAEAGDLAEVAVTDRCFHAEIVKHAGNQILVRLYDQLRDRQLRMGVAVMQSQPDRVAKNIAEHAEILDRVKAGDVEGAAHCVRQHLSWVKVLVRGEDR, encoded by the coding sequence ATGCCATCTGCGCCAGCGGGTCCCGCCCCCCTGCCCACCAAGCAGCCCCCCGCGGCCGACCGCGTCTACATGCACGTCAAGCAGGCCGTACTCGACCGGCGCTACGAGGGAGGGACCCTCCTCACCGAGGGCGAACTCGCCCAGGCCGTCGGGGTGTCCAGGACCCCCGTCCGCGAGGCGCTGCTCAAGCTGGAGATGGAAGGGCTGCTGAAGCTCTACCCGAAGAAGGGCGCCCTCGTCCTCGCCGTCTCCGCGCAGGAGATCGCCGACGTCGTCGAGACGCGGCTGCTCGTCGAGGAGTTCGCCGTCCGCCGGGCGGTGCCCCCGCCCGCCACCCTGGTCGCCCGCCTCGAAGAGCTCCTGGAGGAGCAGAAGCGGCACGCCGAGGCCGGTGACCTCGCCGAGGTCGCCGTCACCGACCGCTGCTTCCACGCCGAGATCGTCAAGCACGCCGGCAACCAGATCCTCGTCCGCCTCTACGACCAGCTCCGCGACCGCCAGCTGCGCATGGGCGTCGCCGTGATGCAGTCCCAGCCCGACCGCGTCGCCAAGAACATCGCCGAGCACGCCGAGATCCTCGACCGCGTCAAGGCCGGCGACGTCGAGGGCGCCGCCCACTGCGTCCGCCAGCACCTCAGCTGGGTCAAGGTCCTGGTCCGGGGTGAGGACCGATGA
- a CDS encoding phosphotransferase, translating into MPRSSVPHAPPVRPLLRRYTDVGEPLSCVPVTEGLLNRGYRLSTTRGAYFLKQHLDAPTSDRATITRQHRATQRLHALGLPVAPPLPDSRGRTVALVGGHCYALHPWIDGRHRDGAQLSTGCSRRLGTLLGRVHTCLEQVMESPPPGGEHESARPEDTFRAIEELLRLARAHRPRDSFDALAEHRLRERRRLLAQHAHHRPPPASAAGWVHGDFHPLNLLYRGAEPAAIVDWDRLGVRPRAEEAVRAAAIFFVRPEGELALEKVRAYARAYRRATGTDGAELAAAAHRVWWERLNDFWTLRWRYQLHDRRADPQFPAVSALAVWWTREYAAVRDAFAG; encoded by the coding sequence GTGCCGCGCTCATCTGTACCCCACGCTCCGCCCGTCCGTCCCCTCCTGCGCCGCTACACGGACGTGGGCGAGCCCCTCTCCTGCGTCCCCGTGACCGAGGGACTGCTCAACCGCGGCTACCGGCTCTCCACCACCCGCGGGGCGTACTTCCTCAAGCAGCACCTGGACGCCCCCACCTCGGACCGGGCCACCATCACCCGGCAGCACCGCGCCACCCAGCGCTTACACGCCCTCGGCCTGCCCGTGGCGCCGCCGCTCCCCGACAGCCGGGGCCGCACGGTCGCCCTCGTCGGCGGCCACTGCTACGCCCTGCACCCCTGGATCGACGGCCGTCACCGCGACGGCGCCCAGCTCTCCACCGGCTGCTCCCGCCGCCTCGGCACCCTCCTGGGCCGCGTCCACACCTGCCTGGAGCAGGTCATGGAGTCCCCACCGCCGGGCGGCGAACACGAGAGCGCCCGCCCCGAGGACACCTTCCGGGCCATCGAGGAGCTGCTCCGCCTCGCCCGCGCGCACCGCCCCCGCGACAGCTTCGACGCACTCGCCGAGCACCGGCTCAGGGAGCGGCGCAGGCTGCTCGCACAGCACGCCCACCACCGGCCGCCGCCCGCCTCCGCCGCCGGCTGGGTGCACGGGGACTTCCACCCGCTGAACCTGCTGTACCGGGGCGCGGAGCCCGCCGCGATCGTCGACTGGGACCGGCTCGGGGTCCGCCCCAGGGCGGAGGAGGCGGTCAGGGCCGCCGCGATCTTCTTCGTACGGCCGGAGGGGGAGCTGGCCCTGGAGAAGGTGCGGGCGTACGCGCGCGCGTACCGGCGGGCGACGGGCACGGACGGCGCCGAGCTGGCGGCGGCGGCCCACCGAGTGTGGTGGGAGCGGCTCAACGACTTCTGGACCCTGCGCTGGCGCTATCAGCTGCACGACCGGCGGGCCGACCCGCAGTTCCCCGCGGTGTCGGCCCTGGCGGTCTGGTGGACGCGTGAGTACGCGGCGGTCCGCGACGCCTTCGCCGGCTGA